The Arachis hypogaea cultivar Tifrunner chromosome 16, arahy.Tifrunner.gnm2.J5K5, whole genome shotgun sequence genome contains a region encoding:
- the LOC140180069 gene encoding uncharacterized protein, protein MRDHSVTPQANPTKAELLAANAALQAENQRTAELSQKETKNTDKPSYSFDHKEKGTWYGPVETPASKGVINYISGGFAGGGATNTATKRSYRAMMTMEGSRKITQTSALAGQITFGESDFMSQYSNLDDLVVISIHMGELTVRKVLLDPGSSTDILFYSTFKKMQLRDKALQPSPGELVGFSGERVLVSGYDNIVVMVHADQKEARQCYNAGLKVTPKETITRVHSVYNSESIPTLAELDLRNSNSRPAPTDDLEKVQLGKADQITNIGSVFSVGTKQNLIETLKSNSNLFAWTPADMPGIDPNFICHKLAVNPNARPVRQKKRNLGIERKNAATVETHKLLDAGFIRELRFSSWLANVVMVKKSSEKWCISVDFTDLNKACPKDSYPLSNIDRLVDDTSGYQLLSFMDAYSGYNQIQMHPDDEDKTTFVTDQGNFCYKAMPFGLKNAGAIYQRLIDKVFKDHISRNIEIYVEDKVVKSSSEQQHEADLNKSFNNYKGTI, encoded by the exons ATGAGGGATCATTCGGTGACTCCTCAGGCCAACCCCACCAAGGCTGAGCTCTTAGCTGCTAACGCTGCTCTACAGGCAGAAAACCAACGAACGGCCGAATT AAgccagaaagaaacaaagaacacTGACAAACCGAGCTATAGCTTCGACCACAAAGAAAAAGGAACTTGGTATGGACCAGTCGAAACTCCTGCATCCAAAGGAGTAATAAACTACATTTCAGGTGGCTTCGCAGGAGGAGGAGCAACCAATACAGCTACAAAAAGAAGTTACAGAGCCATGATGACAATGGAAGGGTCTCGGAAAATAACCCAAACCTCGGCCCTAGCTGGCCAGATCACTTTCGGCGAGTCTGACTTCATGTCGCAATACTCGAACTTGGATGATCTGGTGGTAATCTCGATACACATGGGAGAACTAACAGTCAGAAAGGTTCTACTCGACCCTGGGAGTAGTACCGACATCCTGTTTTACTCCACATTTAAGAAGATGCAACTCAGAGACAAAGCACTACAACCATCACCTGGAGAATTAGTAGGATTCTCCGGAGAAAGAGTTCTTGTATCAGGTTAT GATAACATAGTAGTGATGGTGCATGCCGACCAAAAAGAGGCTAGGCAATGCTACAATGCAGGCTTGAAAGTCACTCCAAAAGAGACTATCACAAGAGTCCATTCTGTCTATAACTCAGAAAGCATTCCGACCTTGGCCGAACTAGATCTGAGGAATAGCAACAGTCGTCCCGCCCCAACGGACGACCTAGAAAAGGTACAACTTGGAAAAGCAGACCAGATTACTAACATCGGTTCTGTTTTCTCTGTAGGAACAAAACAAAATCTGATTGAAACACTAAAGTCCAACTCCAACCTATTCGCATGGACACCTGCTGACATGCCAGGGATCGATCCAAACTTTATATGTCACAAGTTAGCAGTCAATCCTAACGCCCGACCTGTAAGACAAAAGAAACGAAATCTGGGTATAGaaagaaaaaatgcagcaacagtAGAAACACATAAATTACTTGATGCAGGTTTCATCCGAGAACTTCGTTTCTCATCATGGCTGGCAAATGTGGTAATGGTTAAGAAGAGCTCGGAAAAATGGTGCATTAGCGTGGACTTTACAGATCTAAACAAAGCTTGCCCGAAGGACTCTTATCCACTGTCGAACATCGATAGACTGGTGGACGACACCTCAGGGTATCAATTGCTaagtttcatggatgcctactctggTTACAATCAAATACAAATGCACCCTGATGATGAAGACAAAACAACGTTTGTGACTGACCAAGGTAATTTTTGTTATAAGGCCATGCCTTTCGGACTGAAAAATGCAGGAGCAATCTATCAAAGATTAATAGACAAGGTCTTCAAAGATCACATTAGCCGAAACATTGAGATATATGTCGAGGACAAGGTGGTCAAATCAAGCTCGGAACAACAACATGAAGCTGATCTTAATAAATCTTTCAACAACTACAAAGGCACAATATGA
- the LOC112758686 gene encoding arachin Ahy-3-like: protein MGKLLALSVCFCFLVLGASSISFRQQPEENACQFQRLNAQRPDNRIESEGGYIETWNPNNQEFECAGVALSRLVLRRNALRRPFYSNAPQEIFIQQGRGYFGLIFPGCPSTYEEPAQQGRRHQSQRPPRRFQGQDQSQQQQDSHQKVHRFDEGDLIAVPTGVAFWMYNDHDTDVVAVSLTDTNNNDNQLDQFPRRFNLAGNHEQEFLRYQQQSRRRSLPYSPYSPQTQPKQEDREFSPRGQHGRRERAGQEQENEGGNIFSGFTPEFLAQAFQVDDRQILQNLRGENESDEQGAIVTVRGGLRILSPDRKRRQQYERPDEEEEYDEDEYEYDEEERQQDRRRGRGSRGSGNGIEETICTASFKKNIGRNRSPDIYNPQAGSLKTANELNLLILRWLGLSAEYGNLYRNALFVPHYNTNAHSIIYALRGRAHVQVVDSNGDRVFDEELQEGHVLVVPQNFAVAGKSQSENFEYVAFKTDSRPSIANLAGENSFIDNLPEEVVANSYGLPREQARQLKNNNPFKFFVPPSEQSLRAVA from the exons ATGGGTAAGCTGCTTGCGCTTTCTGTTTGCTTTTGCTTTCTAGTCCTGGGAGCTAGCAGCATCTCCTTCAGGCAGCAGCCGGAGGAAAATGCGTGCCAGTTCCAGCGCCTCAATGCGCAAAGGCCTGACAACCGCATTGAATCGGAGGGCGGTTACATTGAGACTTGGAACCCAAACAACCAGGAGTTCGAATGCGCCGGCGTCGCCCTCTCGCGCTTAGTCCTCCGCCGCAACGCCCTTCGGAGGCCTTTCTACTCCAATGCTCCCCAGGAGATCTTCATCCAGCAAG GAAGGGGATACTTTGGTTTGATATTCCCTGGTTGTCCTAGCACATATGAAGAGCCTGCACAACAAGGACGCCGACATCAGTCCCAAAGACCACCAAGACGTTTTCAAGGACAAGACCAAAGCCAACAGCAACAGGATAGTCACCAGAAGGTGCACCGTTTCGATGAGGGTGATCTCATTGCAGTTCCCACCGGTGTTGCTTTCTGGATGTACAACGACCATGACACTGATGTTGTTGCTGTTTCTCTTACTGACACCAACAACAACGACAACCAGCTTGATCAGTTCCCCAGG AGATTCAATTTGGCTGGGAACCACGAGCAAGAGTTCTTAAGATACCAGCAACAAAGCAGACGAAGAAGCTTACCATATAGCCCATACAGCCCGCAAACTCAGCCTAAACAAGAAGACCGTGAATTTAGCCCTCGAGGACAGCACGGCCGCAGAGAACGAGCAGGACAAGAACAAGAAAACGAAGGTGGAAACATCTTCAGCGGCTTCACGCCGGAGTTCCTGGCACAAGCCTTCCAGGTTGACGACAGACAGATATTGCAAAACCTAAGAGGCGAGAACGAGAGTGACGAACAGGGAGCCATTGTGACAGTGAGGGGAGGCCTCAGAATCTTGAGCCCAGATAGAAAGAGAAGGCAGCAGTATGAACGTCCCGACGAAGAAGAGGAATACGATGAAGATGAATATGAATATGATGAAGAGGAGAGGCAACAAGATAGAAGGCGTGGCAGGGGAAGCAGAGGCAGCGGCAATGGCATTGAGGAGACCATCTGCACCGCAAGTTTTAAAAAGAACATTGGTAGAAACAGATCCCCTGACATCTACAACCCTCAAGCTGGTTCACTCAAAACTGCCAACGAGCTCAACCTTCTAATCCTTAGGTGGCTTGGACTTAGTGCTGAATATGGAAATCTCTACAGG AATGCATTGTTTGTCCCTCACTACAACACGAACGCACACagcatcatatatgcattgaggGGACGGGCTCACGTGCAAGTGGTGGACAGCAACGGCGACAGAGTGTTCGACGAGGAGCTTCAAGAAGGTCACGTGCTTGTGGTGCCACAGAACTTCGCCGTGGCTGGAAAGTCCCAGAGCGAGAACTTTGAATACGTGGCATTCAAGACAGACTCAAGGCCCAGCATAGCCAACCTAGCCGGTGAAAACTCCTTCATAGATAACTTGCCGGAGGAGGTGGTTGCAAATTCATATGGCCTCCCAAGGGAGCAGGCAAGGCAGCTTAAGAACAACAACCCCTTCAAGTTCTTCGTTCCACCGTCTGAACAGTCTCTGAGGGCTGTGGCTTAA